From the Hymenobacter yonginensis genome, one window contains:
- a CDS encoding TapB family protein translates to MPLSFFRSLLLLPALAAAASSVSAQAPDAPAPSPGQPFGLADNMELVYRVLDAGGKPVGEVRQRVVDLKTGEREEGKKSKVAENTMLLKSGHYARKNTLDHIQDLTFRARRDTSFTDGMGEINNDALRSFRDRKLAYEATPLAWPNQPTVGTELPAGGVSIKISSSVVSIATVSTTLQKRRVVSGPMALTTPAGTFQVYKVEAEREEATIPRPDMAMRSSTKQIDFYAPGVGIVRTERYTKTGKLSEVRELTSRTAASTQTYDKVKVKIKKS, encoded by the coding sequence ATGCCCCTCTCCTTTTTCCGTTCGCTGTTGCTGCTGCCCGCGCTGGCCGCTGCCGCCTCTTCCGTTTCCGCCCAGGCTCCCGACGCCCCCGCCCCCAGCCCCGGCCAGCCATTCGGCCTTGCCGATAACATGGAGCTCGTGTACCGCGTCCTCGATGCCGGGGGCAAGCCGGTGGGCGAAGTGCGCCAGCGGGTGGTGGATCTGAAAACCGGGGAGCGGGAGGAAGGCAAAAAAAGCAAGGTCGCCGAGAACACCATGCTGCTCAAAAGCGGCCACTACGCCCGCAAAAACACCCTAGACCATATCCAGGACCTCACCTTCCGCGCCCGCCGCGACACCAGCTTCACCGACGGCATGGGCGAAATCAACAACGACGCCCTGCGCTCCTTCCGCGACCGGAAGCTCGCCTACGAAGCCACGCCGCTGGCATGGCCCAACCAGCCCACCGTAGGCACGGAGTTGCCGGCCGGCGGCGTCAGCATCAAAATCAGCAGTTCGGTGGTGAGCATTGCCACCGTCAGCACTACGCTGCAAAAGCGGCGCGTAGTGAGCGGGCCCATGGCCCTCACCACGCCGGCCGGCACGTTTCAGGTCTACAAGGTGGAGGCCGAGCGCGAGGAAGCCACCATTCCGCGCCCCGATATGGCCATGCGCAGCAGCACCAAGCAGATTGATTTCTACGCCCCCGGCGTTGGCATCGTGCGCACCGAGCGCTACACCAAAACCGGCAAGCTCAGCGAAGTGCGCGAGCTGACCTCGCGCACGGCCGCTTCCACCCAGACTTACGACAAGGTGAAGGTCAAGATAAAAAAGTCGTAA
- a CDS encoding cytochrome c oxidase subunit 3, translated as MNSDKERKDKVGANQPATSFQRMERVPPLQMMLYLGLVGIGVLFLFLTVAYISTRSATQLPAGIQQFPKFFSISTIVLLLSSYVVAQAPRLYRADDVNGLARCLGATLLLGSIFAGLQVLGWRELMLQGVFFEGKASGTYVYLISALHVLHLLGGMLFLLALLLRTLHASRDAVRSLVFIRNPYRRLQLRMLGIYWHFIDALWVLLFVVFVFMY; from the coding sequence ATGAACTCCGACAAAGAACGCAAAGACAAGGTGGGCGCCAACCAGCCGGCCACCTCCTTCCAACGCATGGAGCGGGTGCCGCCGCTGCAGATGATGCTGTACCTGGGTTTGGTGGGCATAGGCGTGCTATTTCTGTTCCTGACAGTGGCCTACATCAGCACCCGCTCGGCCACCCAGCTGCCGGCCGGAATTCAGCAGTTCCCCAAATTCTTTTCCATCAGCACCATCGTGCTGCTGCTTAGCAGCTACGTGGTGGCACAGGCCCCACGCCTCTACCGCGCCGACGATGTGAACGGGCTGGCGCGCTGCCTCGGGGCCACGCTGCTGCTGGGCAGCATCTTCGCGGGCCTGCAGGTGCTGGGCTGGCGCGAGCTGATGCTGCAGGGCGTGTTTTTCGAGGGCAAAGCCAGCGGCACCTACGTCTACCTGATTTCGGCGCTGCACGTGCTGCACCTGCTGGGCGGCATGCTGTTTCTGCTGGCCCTGCTGCTGCGCACCCTGCACGCCTCCCGCGACGCCGTGCGCAGCCTGGTGTTCATCCGCAACCCCTACCGCCGCCTGCAGCTCCGGATGCTGGGCATCTACTGGCACTTCATCGACGCACTCTGGGTACTGCTGTTCGTGGTGTTCGTGTTTATGTATTAA
- a CDS encoding T9SS type B sorting domain-containing protein has protein sequence MPTLLLTRRRTAGPFRGLLLALLLLLVLPVRATHIVGGEMDLQYLQNATYQLTLNLYFDAINGSSGALDNDLTVSIFEKGTDRRMQNLTLPLGANTLVNYTSPACALPTSLVTRKLVYSGRLELPANVYTNPAGYYAAVERCCRNSGIRNIQDPADAGQTFYLEFPPVVRNGQPFRDSTPRIFPPLGDYACLGELFYYDFGGQDADGDSLVYELATPLNGHSTPGLPKPPVADPQPYQPVRWSAGLSTLNQIPGAPTLTINRQTGRLQVRPTDEGLFVFGIRCAEYRRGMKIGEARRDFQLKVIRCAQNAAPTMRVTLPSGAGTFRPGRDTLRLRPGFSRCLTLKVSDPDSPSRLTMSLRPVNFTAGQLPTISTTQGTVRSPGAPDTLVSQLCFPACFNTRGRVYLLDLIVADNGCSLPKRDTVRLAFTAVPDPNSPPTISSTAALPLRARIGDLITFDVTGLDADNDPMTLSMAGRGFSPADLGITFVQQASGNQLQGRFTWRVDCRAAARTSYEFDFTASAGPCSEPTAVGLRIPIQIDYSNTPPVLVSSLPAPSTTGPIDAPVRVRRLIGNAYEATFTGTDADTDPLVLSATGNGFDLAAAGMSFRPQNGNGRATATFRWDPNCTGLKLPDGALEVTFRLQETTCRPEPRSRVVRFELINPDTVAFTPPNIFTPNNDPNRLNEYFQLENLPPDFCDSRFADIKIFSRWGNLVYRSTDRNFRWDGSQLAPGTYFYLIEFTDGRKFKGPVTLAR, from the coding sequence ATGCCTACACTTCTACTTACCCGGCGCCGCACGGCCGGCCCGTTCCGGGGGCTGCTGCTGGCCCTTCTGCTGCTGCTGGTGCTGCCAGTCCGGGCCACGCACATTGTGGGCGGCGAAATGGACCTGCAATACCTGCAGAATGCCACCTACCAGCTCACGCTCAACCTGTACTTTGACGCCATCAACGGCAGCTCCGGCGCTCTTGACAACGACCTGACGGTTAGTATTTTTGAGAAGGGCACCGACCGCCGCATGCAGAACCTGACGCTGCCGCTGGGCGCCAACACGCTGGTAAACTACACCAGCCCGGCCTGCGCGCTGCCCACTTCGCTCGTGACGCGCAAACTTGTGTACTCGGGCCGGCTGGAGCTGCCGGCCAACGTGTACACCAACCCGGCCGGCTACTACGCGGCCGTGGAGCGCTGCTGCCGCAACAGCGGCATCCGCAACATCCAGGACCCAGCCGACGCCGGCCAGACCTTCTACCTGGAGTTTCCGCCGGTGGTGCGTAACGGTCAGCCCTTCCGCGACTCCACGCCCCGCATCTTCCCGCCCCTCGGCGACTATGCTTGCCTGGGGGAACTGTTTTACTACGACTTCGGGGGGCAGGATGCCGATGGCGACTCGCTGGTGTATGAGCTGGCCACGCCGCTCAACGGGCACTCCACCCCCGGCCTGCCCAAGCCGCCCGTAGCCGACCCGCAGCCCTACCAGCCGGTGCGCTGGAGTGCCGGCCTGAGCACGCTCAACCAGATTCCCGGCGCTCCTACCCTGACCATCAACCGCCAGACCGGCCGCCTGCAGGTGCGCCCCACCGATGAGGGCCTGTTTGTGTTCGGCATCCGCTGCGCAGAATACCGGCGGGGTATGAAGATTGGCGAAGCGCGGCGCGACTTCCAGCTCAAAGTCATCCGGTGCGCCCAGAATGCCGCGCCCACCATGCGCGTGACGCTGCCCAGCGGCGCGGGCACCTTCCGGCCCGGCCGCGACACGCTGCGCCTGCGCCCGGGGTTCAGCCGCTGCCTTACACTTAAGGTTTCCGACCCCGATTCGCCCTCGCGCCTTACCATGTCGCTGCGGCCCGTGAACTTCACGGCCGGTCAGCTGCCCACCATCAGCACCACCCAGGGCACGGTGCGCAGCCCCGGCGCGCCCGACACGCTGGTGTCGCAGCTGTGCTTTCCGGCCTGCTTCAACACGCGCGGCCGGGTATATCTGCTGGATTTGATTGTGGCCGACAACGGCTGCAGCCTGCCCAAGCGCGACACCGTGCGGCTGGCCTTCACGGCCGTGCCGGACCCCAACAGCCCGCCCACCATCAGCAGCACAGCGGCGCTGCCCCTGCGCGCCCGCATCGGCGACCTGATAACCTTCGACGTAACGGGCCTCGATGCCGATAACGACCCGATGACGCTGAGCATGGCCGGCCGTGGCTTCTCGCCCGCCGACCTGGGCATCACCTTCGTGCAGCAGGCCAGCGGCAACCAGCTGCAGGGCCGCTTCACGTGGCGCGTCGACTGCCGGGCCGCGGCCCGCACTTCCTACGAGTTCGACTTTACGGCCAGCGCCGGCCCCTGCTCCGAGCCCACGGCCGTCGGCCTGCGCATTCCCATTCAGATCGACTACTCCAACACGCCGCCGGTGCTGGTTTCCAGTTTGCCCGCGCCCAGCACTACCGGCCCGATTGATGCGCCGGTACGGGTGCGGCGCCTGATCGGGAATGCCTATGAGGCCACCTTCACCGGCACCGACGCCGATACCGATCCGCTGGTGCTGTCGGCTACCGGCAACGGGTTCGACCTGGCGGCGGCGGGCATGAGCTTCCGGCCGCAGAACGGCAACGGCCGTGCCACCGCCACCTTCCGCTGGGACCCCAACTGCACCGGCCTCAAGCTGCCCGACGGGGCGCTGGAAGTGACATTCCGGCTGCAGGAAACAACCTGCCGCCCCGAGCCCCGCTCCCGCGTGGTGCGCTTCGAGCTGATCAATCCCGACACCGTGGCCTTCACGCCGCCCAACATCTTCACGCCCAATAACGATCCCAACCGCCTCAACGAGTACTTCCAGCTGGAAAACCTGCCGCCCGACTTCTGCGACTCCCGCTTCGCCGATATCAAGATTTTCTCGCGCTGGGGCAACCTAGTCTACCGCAGCACCGACCGCAACTTTCGCTGGGACGGCAGCCAGCTGGCGCCCGGCACCTACTTCTACCTCATCGAATTCACCGACGGCCGCAAGTTCAAAGGCCCCGTCACGCTGGCGCGGTAA